Proteins encoded within one genomic window of Panicum virgatum strain AP13 chromosome 1N, P.virgatum_v5, whole genome shotgun sequence:
- the LOC120657216 gene encoding uncharacterized protein LOC120657216 isoform X3 — MEIQPEEFPSEMENLLPEEFLNLWKLDDDDDDDDDDDANFWDEPGDFWTEEDKDHCRRMEKYMKELELVEKKSEEHDDGDRRAAWKPSEMDFLLDISVMLEKKLMGIQEKVHQKMLPLKEGRKEGVRAHKKLMDHFRNYFPDYHEFRLNWVNFKDSFRGMAGNSYITFEDITPEFAMKYTYRKEGVPREGTSESLQIYSVKVAGKPVQQKKKRKVAGSSTQWPLEVFGVVAVRDCFDPRRNLIFYRDRDNCQIITKEVLLMLLGCFGMVML, encoded by the exons ATGGAGATTCAACCGGAGGAGTTCCCGTCCGAGATGGAGAATCTCCTGCCGGAGGAGTTCCTTAACCTTTGGAAgttggatgatgatgatgatgatgatgatgatgatgatgctaaCTTTTGGGATGAGCCTGGCGACTTTTGGACTGAGGAGGATAAGGACCATTGCAGGCGGATGGAGAAGTATATGAAGGAGCTAGAGCTGGTGGAGAAAAAGTCCGAAGAGCATGACGATGGGGATCGTAGGGCGGCATGGAAGCCGTCCGAGATGGATTTTTTGTTGGATATCTCGGTGATGCTAGAGAAGAAGCTGATGGGTATACAGGAGAAAGTACATCAGAAGATGCTGCCGCTCAAGGAAGGTCGAAAAGAGGGGGTGCGGGCGCACAAGAAGCTCATGGATCACTTCCGTAATTATTTCCCGGACTATCATGAGTTCCGGCTCAATTGGGTGAATTTCAAGGACTCTTTCCGCGGGATGGCAGGAAATTCCTACATCACATTCGAGGACATCA CGCCTGAATTTGCCATGAAGTACACGTATAGAAAAGAAGGTGTGCCCCGTGAGGGCACCTCCGAGAGTCTACAGATTTATTCAGTGAAGGTTGCTGGAAAGCCggttcaacaaaaaaaaaagaggaaggtcGCTGGAAGCAGCACACAGTGGCCTCTCGAAGTGTTTGGTGTGGTTGCTGTACGGGATTGTTTTGATCCAAGACGCAACCTCATCTTCTACCGGGATAGGGATAACTGTCAAATCATCACAAAAGAG GTCCTACTCATGCTGTTAGGATGTTTCGGAATGGTCATGTTATGA
- the LOC120657216 gene encoding uncharacterized protein LOC120657216 isoform X4, whose product MEIQPEEFPSEMENLLPEEFLNLWKLDDDDDDDDDDDANFWDEPGDFWTEEDKDHCRRMEKYMKELELVEKKSEEHDDGDRRAAWKPSEMDFLLDISVMLEKKLMGIQEKVHQKMLPLKEGRKEGVRAHKKLMDHFRNYFPDYHEFRLNWVNFKDSFRGMAGNSYITFEDITPEFAMKYTYRKEGVPREGTSESLQIYSVKVAGKPVQQKKKRKVAGSSTQWPLEVFGVVAVRDCFDPRRNLIFYRDRDNCQIITKEDVSEWSCYD is encoded by the exons ATGGAGATTCAACCGGAGGAGTTCCCGTCCGAGATGGAGAATCTCCTGCCGGAGGAGTTCCTTAACCTTTGGAAgttggatgatgatgatgatgatgatgatgatgatgatgctaaCTTTTGGGATGAGCCTGGCGACTTTTGGACTGAGGAGGATAAGGACCATTGCAGGCGGATGGAGAAGTATATGAAGGAGCTAGAGCTGGTGGAGAAAAAGTCCGAAGAGCATGACGATGGGGATCGTAGGGCGGCATGGAAGCCGTCCGAGATGGATTTTTTGTTGGATATCTCGGTGATGCTAGAGAAGAAGCTGATGGGTATACAGGAGAAAGTACATCAGAAGATGCTGCCGCTCAAGGAAGGTCGAAAAGAGGGGGTGCGGGCGCACAAGAAGCTCATGGATCACTTCCGTAATTATTTCCCGGACTATCATGAGTTCCGGCTCAATTGGGTGAATTTCAAGGACTCTTTCCGCGGGATGGCAGGAAATTCCTACATCACATTCGAGGACATCA CGCCTGAATTTGCCATGAAGTACACGTATAGAAAAGAAGGTGTGCCCCGTGAGGGCACCTCCGAGAGTCTACAGATTTATTCAGTGAAGGTTGCTGGAAAGCCggttcaacaaaaaaaaaagaggaaggtcGCTGGAAGCAGCACACAGTGGCCTCTCGAAGTGTTTGGTGTGGTTGCTGTACGGGATTGTTTTGATCCAAGACGCAACCTCATCTTCTACCGGGATAGGGATAACTGTCAAATCATCACAAAAGAG GATGTTTCGGAATGGTCATGTTATGATTGA
- the LOC120657216 gene encoding uncharacterized protein LOC120657216 isoform X1, which yields MEIQPEEFPSEMENLLPEEFLNLWKLDDDDDDDDDDDANFWDEPGDFWTEEDKDHCRRMEKYMKELELVEKKSEEHDDGDRRAAWKPSEMDFLLDISVMLEKKLMGIQEKVHQKMLPLKEGRKEGVRAHKKLMDHFRNYFPDYHEFRLNWVNFKDSFRGMAGNSYITFEDITPEFAMKYTYRKEGVPREGTSESLQIYSVKVAGKPVQQKKKRKVAGSSTQWPLEVFGVVAVRDCFDPRRNLIFYRDRDNCQIITKEDPYLELIGPTHAVRMFRNGHVMIEAELKVKGAVEREDKYLIADGKIVRPLAGLDSVELTSPGEWKMNIAVGGLETCGGHNIHQSH from the exons ATGGAGATTCAACCGGAGGAGTTCCCGTCCGAGATGGAGAATCTCCTGCCGGAGGAGTTCCTTAACCTTTGGAAgttggatgatgatgatgatgatgatgatgatgatgatgctaaCTTTTGGGATGAGCCTGGCGACTTTTGGACTGAGGAGGATAAGGACCATTGCAGGCGGATGGAGAAGTATATGAAGGAGCTAGAGCTGGTGGAGAAAAAGTCCGAAGAGCATGACGATGGGGATCGTAGGGCGGCATGGAAGCCGTCCGAGATGGATTTTTTGTTGGATATCTCGGTGATGCTAGAGAAGAAGCTGATGGGTATACAGGAGAAAGTACATCAGAAGATGCTGCCGCTCAAGGAAGGTCGAAAAGAGGGGGTGCGGGCGCACAAGAAGCTCATGGATCACTTCCGTAATTATTTCCCGGACTATCATGAGTTCCGGCTCAATTGGGTGAATTTCAAGGACTCTTTCCGCGGGATGGCAGGAAATTCCTACATCACATTCGAGGACATCA CGCCTGAATTTGCCATGAAGTACACGTATAGAAAAGAAGGTGTGCCCCGTGAGGGCACCTCCGAGAGTCTACAGATTTATTCAGTGAAGGTTGCTGGAAAGCCggttcaacaaaaaaaaaagaggaaggtcGCTGGAAGCAGCACACAGTGGCCTCTCGAAGTGTTTGGTGTGGTTGCTGTACGGGATTGTTTTGATCCAAGACGCAACCTCATCTTCTACCGGGATAGGGATAACTGTCAAATCATCACAAAAGAG GATCCATATTTGGAATTGATAGGTCCTACTCATGCTGTTAGGATGTTTCGGAATGGTCATGTTATGATTGAGGCTGAGCTAAAAGTGAAGGGTGCTGTTGAACGAGAGGACAAATATTTAATCGCTGATGGTAAAATAGTAAGACCATTGGCTGGTTTAGACTCAGTTGAGCTGACTAGCCCAGGTGAGTGGAAAATGAATATTGCAGTTGGAGGACTTGAGACGTGTGGAGGCCACAATATTCATCAGAGTCATTAA
- the LOC120657216 gene encoding uncharacterized protein LOC120657216 isoform X2, whose amino-acid sequence MEIQPEEFLNLWKLDDDDDDDDDDDANFWDEPGDFWTEEDKDHCRRMEKYMKELELVEKKSEEHDDGDRRAAWKPSEMDFLLDISVMLEKKLMGIQEKVHQKMLPLKEGRKEGVRAHKKLMDHFRNYFPDYHEFRLNWVNFKDSFRGMAGNSYITFEDITPEFAMKYTYRKEGVPREGTSESLQIYSVKVAGKPVQQKKKRKVAGSSTQWPLEVFGVVAVRDCFDPRRNLIFYRDRDNCQIITKEDPYLELIGPTHAVRMFRNGHVMIEAELKVKGAVEREDKYLIADGKIVRPLAGLDSVELTSPGEWKMNIAVGGLETCGGHNIHQSH is encoded by the exons ATGGAGATTCA GCCGGAGGAGTTCCTTAACCTTTGGAAgttggatgatgatgatgatgatgatgatgatgatgatgctaaCTTTTGGGATGAGCCTGGCGACTTTTGGACTGAGGAGGATAAGGACCATTGCAGGCGGATGGAGAAGTATATGAAGGAGCTAGAGCTGGTGGAGAAAAAGTCCGAAGAGCATGACGATGGGGATCGTAGGGCGGCATGGAAGCCGTCCGAGATGGATTTTTTGTTGGATATCTCGGTGATGCTAGAGAAGAAGCTGATGGGTATACAGGAGAAAGTACATCAGAAGATGCTGCCGCTCAAGGAAGGTCGAAAAGAGGGGGTGCGGGCGCACAAGAAGCTCATGGATCACTTCCGTAATTATTTCCCGGACTATCATGAGTTCCGGCTCAATTGGGTGAATTTCAAGGACTCTTTCCGCGGGATGGCAGGAAATTCCTACATCACATTCGAGGACATCA CGCCTGAATTTGCCATGAAGTACACGTATAGAAAAGAAGGTGTGCCCCGTGAGGGCACCTCCGAGAGTCTACAGATTTATTCAGTGAAGGTTGCTGGAAAGCCggttcaacaaaaaaaaaagaggaaggtcGCTGGAAGCAGCACACAGTGGCCTCTCGAAGTGTTTGGTGTGGTTGCTGTACGGGATTGTTTTGATCCAAGACGCAACCTCATCTTCTACCGGGATAGGGATAACTGTCAAATCATCACAAAAGAG GATCCATATTTGGAATTGATAGGTCCTACTCATGCTGTTAGGATGTTTCGGAATGGTCATGTTATGATTGAGGCTGAGCTAAAAGTGAAGGGTGCTGTTGAACGAGAGGACAAATATTTAATCGCTGATGGTAAAATAGTAAGACCATTGGCTGGTTTAGACTCAGTTGAGCTGACTAGCCCAGGTGAGTGGAAAATGAATATTGCAGTTGGAGGACTTGAGACGTGTGGAGGCCACAATATTCATCAGAGTCATTAA